The Gymnogyps californianus isolate 813 chromosome 5, ASM1813914v2, whole genome shotgun sequence genome contains a region encoding:
- the CHAC1 gene encoding glutathione-specific gamma-glutamylcyclotransferase 1: MKRDLQLPEECPGRPEPPPCPLVSSSSPPGEAEGAELKLTPPVWIFGYGSLVWRPGFEFTSRKVGFIRGYSRRFWQGDTFHRGSERMPGRVVTLLEDCGACTWGVAYEVRGEQIAASLQYLNMREAVLGGYDTKLVKFHPQEKEAEEPILALVYIATPQNPSYLGPASEEDIAAQIIVSSGCAGHNIEYLLRLADFMRYFCPQAEDKHLFSIEEALISILPCLYYTEESLEETASVPQKSKG, translated from the exons ATGAAGCGCGACCTGCAGCTCCCCGAGGAGTGCCCGGGCcggccggagccgccgccgtGCCCCCtggtctcctcctcctcgcccccgGGGGAGGCGGAGGGCGCGGAGCTGAAGCTGACGCCGCCGGTGTGGATCTTCGGGTACGGCTCGCTGGTGTGGAGGCCGGGCTTCGAGTTCACGTCGCGCAAGGTGGGCTTCATCCGCGGCTACAGCCGCCGCTTCTGGCAGGGCGACACCTTCCACCGCGGCAGCGAGAGGATG CCCGGGCGGGTGGTGACGCTGCTGGAGGACTGCGGG GCATGCACGTGGGGTGTAGCCTATGAAGTCCGTGGGGAACAAATTGCTGCATCGCTCCAGTATCTCAACATGCGAGAAGCTGTCCTGGGAGGCTATGACACCAAGTTGGTGAAGTTCCACCCTcaggagaaagaagcagaggaacCCATCCTGGCTCTTGTTTACATTGCAACACCTCAGAACCCTTCTTACCTCGGCCCAGCATCTGAAGAAGACATTGCAGCTCAAATCATTGTCTCAAGTGGTTGTGCTGGTCATAACATTGAGTACTTGCTGAGACTGGCAGACTTCATGCGCTACTTTTGTCCTCAAGCAGAGGATAAACATCTCTTCTCCATCGAAGAGGCTCTCATTTCCATCCTTCCATGCCTGTACTACACAGAGGAGTCTCTAGAAGAAACTGCAAGTGTCCCTCAGAAGTCTAAGggctga